Genomic window (Rosa chinensis cultivar Old Blush chromosome 6, RchiOBHm-V2, whole genome shotgun sequence):
CTAGTTAATCATCGTTGAGTTCAATTTTTCCCAAATACATGAGTTGCACGCAAAGGCGTTTAGATGACACAAAGTGGACAACATATGTCTGGTGGTAGAAGATTGGTCAAAGGCGCCTAAACAATGAAGAATGCTGATGATATTTTGTAGGGATGGGCATTGTCCGGGTTGTTGCCGGAAATAAGTGGGATAGGGACAAGACCGGAGAAGTTTTCTTCGAATCGAGTTGGCGATTTTCAGATTGTGAGACCGACAGAAACAGAACTGAGATGTGATTCATGTCAGTTTCAATTTGGGACTGAGATGTGATTATTGGGAAACAAATCCAATTTCGATTGATTCAAAATAGTTCTACTAGATTTACCACCATCTATCACAACTCTAACTCATAAACATCGATTCATCACCTATGATATGTGAAATATATGCTCGGTTCATCATTACATTGTTTTTATTTGATCATAGTttgaagaaagaatgaaaaaagtTGTATAGTTGATGCTCGTAAGAGACCAGAAATGTCAACCTATTGTATATACATTTGGGGAGAGAAGCTCCTTCAATTATTATTGATAAAATGATCTTATGCTTGGCAAGATGATACTGATGACCAAGATTAGTGCAAGAGTACTAACAACTGGAGATTAAGGAGTCATTTTATATTTTACACAATCATTAAATTATATGTATGACATTTGCTCTGCTGAGCTTTGAGCTCACCCCTTTTATGAAATTGTGTAGATGGTACTCTTAAGGGTTAGAACTTAAAttatggaatttttttttgaactaaTGATAATTTCATTGATATAGAAAACACatgccaagaaggccattacatacccatccGCTATCACATAACAATGGACAGAACAAGActtcgtggaggagccacagtggtacataggatagaccaactatatttgaacttatcgctcacttatttaaaagcgAGCCTATTACTTTTGAAAAGGTAAgacatagtttataggcaaaGTAAATAAAACTTAAATAAAACCTAGCCCAAAAAGGCTGACTCACTTCTTCTGAGACCCAAAGAGACGGCCCAAAGACCTCATCCCAGCCCCAAAAGGAGTAAGTAAGCCCAAAAGGCCCATGCAAGCTTGACACCCTTAGCAACCAAAAAGTGTCGTGCAATCTTGCTACTGGACTATGCCACCACCAAGCACTGCTGCACCGCCACCATAAGCTGCTAAGGCTACCGCATTGAGATTCAGTGCACCATCACCATAGCTTCCTGCTACGACTGCAGAATCAATGGCACCGTTGAATCTGGTCGGATCCAGATTGATGAAAGCTATCAAGTCTGGCTCCATCAAACTCATCCACCAGAGCAGGAACCCTCTTCCTAGATCTTGGATCCAATTCCGCCATGGTCGAAGCCCAAGATCAAGCCAACCTACACTAGTTGCCAAGCAATGCGCAGTGCAATCGTCATCGCAACGAGGAATGGTTTGATCTGCAGCCTGACATGATTGTTGAGACAAAGAGAAATCTGGAGGCGATGAAGGTCTACTTTGAAGCAACCCCAAGGAGGCGCCGCAATAGTGTCGAGAGAGAAGGCTCTCGACTTTCATGTTTTCAAACAGTTGTTAACTTTAACACCCCTTGTTACTTAAATTCTGGAAATTTGGATCTAGGAGCAGGAGAAATAAACTATTAGCTTGCTATTCTAGCTTATCTTTGTACAATAAAACTTATTTCATTagcttgctttcttttattttgtaaGAACAGACTTGTGTAATAAAATGTTCCATAACCAAGTCACCTATGATTCCTATTTCTATATAGTTATTATTTGCTAAAGTGTTTCTTATCATTGACAACTAAGAGCTATTCACATCcttgctcaaaaaaaaaaaaaaattatggataGGGTGTGACATCACCAATCTATCTCAGCAACATCAGTCTATCAACCTTAAAGACTAAAAACCATCTATCGATCTAGAATAGATCGATTTATTCTCAAAGAATCATAGACGAGCACGAGCAAGAGAACAATAAAGTGAGAAAACCAAATAATTATTGTCTGGAAGAGAGACAATATAATTTGAAAGAAGTTGTCTTGGAGTTgtggaagaagatgaggaagaagaaagaactgCAGAAGAAAAGGTGGAAAGGCTTATCATAAGAATATGGACTCCTGCCCGAACTTGAGATTTTGAGGCTTGAggcgaaaaataaaaatggaccTACATTGTTtatagaaatgaagaaaaaaatgtttacaaaaaaaattgaaaagaaaaataaatacacaaCTGAAATGAGATTCGTATTTAGGCTGGGGTAATATAAAAGAAAGGACTGCAACTTGCCAACTAAACCACTATTATTGTTTAGTAAAAAAACAtacattttatttacttaataatttttttaaatacctccaaaaaaaaaattaggcccgACGAGACAATGGACCTGAGACGACCGACTCACGAGCCTCATGTCAGGTCCGGCTATAGGACTTCACCATTAACAAATGACCatatagccaaaaaaaaaacattaattgaTTCAGGTTAATCAAGTATTTTGGTATTTGAAAACTAGAAATCGAGACCGTATTAAACTGGCAAGTAATTCTTTTTTAAAGAAAACCCATACTGGTTCtggttgatttttcttttttttctggtCGTTTTTACCGACCCCTAATATTTTTGTTTATCAGGAGGAAAATAGTTGTTGAAGGTTCACATTTTCTTATTTGGTCTTGATGCCAAGTAAGAGAATGCTAAGGATGAGTTGTTACGCCAGAGCGCTCCTCCGACCCTGACTCAAGCGTTTGCCTATATCCGCAAATATGAAATACAAATGGCTAGATAATTCTTTCCCTTCAAATATCTTCTCCAATAGTTAATACCTAATAAAATCTcgcaaaaataaaattttattaagataccaacaataaaagcattatattttccttatctattacCCAAGAGTTTACAGGCCGATTTTTCAAAAATAGGTACAGTCATAGTCCCCCCAATTCTTTGAGCCTTGGCTAAAGCCGAGTGGTTAATGAAATAGTGAACAAGGTCAGCCTCATTGTTGAGTGAATTTGTGGCCAAGAGAAGAATATTATTTTTGGCCTAATGTCAAAGAATTTTTGGACTGTGATCATAGAAAAATTTCGGCTTTGTAATAATAACTTTTTATGGCTATTGAGTAATTAAATGCTTACCAACAAcataaccattttttttttgttactttcaTTTCCCAGAAAGCAAAGTAAGAAAACAAAATGTAAAAATTCTAGTAGCCGTTATGGAAATTGGTAACGATACTTTATTGCAAACTTGGAAATTTCTTTGTTTTCGGCTTTTGGTTCAAGATTTTGGAGGCCATGAATGGTCGAATTTGGATGcttattaaaagaaaattattctTCGGCCAATAAGTAAGCCAAATTGATAAGCTTCCCTAGCATATTTGAATCACTAACTTGAACCTTTATGTTAAAATTAGCTGATAGAGACTCTTTTAAATCAGCTTTATCTCCAACAATCATGTCAAAGTGTGGAAGTTCTTCAGTAGAAAATTCTTGATAGTCGTCTAGATTTCCAAACATGTGAAAGTCATAAATTGACTCGTCATCTTCATACCTATCATAATTAGGCACAATGTTGAAATCAAATTTAGGTTCACTATCTAGAGGAAAATCAATCTCTTTGATAAAGATTGGTGAGTTAACAACTTCTTTTTCAAGAGTCGATTGCACTTcaaatttttattcataaatTATAGGCGCGTCGTTTTTAAAATTGCCTACATGTTCATGGTCAACCATATTTTCTTCACTGTCACTTCTagaattttcttcttcctcaaggATTGGGGTTGAAGGTGGCCTTGTTTCCTCCACTAGAGACGTGGATAAACAAGCATTCCAATTAGCTTCGTGTTCTTGACACCTTTCAATTGATTTTATCCCATCTTGTTGATATCCCCAAATTGGACCATCATAAGCACAATCTCTTGCATGTTGGCTTATAAAGCCATTAAAATTGTATTCTTCATCGGTTATTTCTCTTAAGCTATTTTTGTCCAAATTGTGGGATTTATCATAAGATAACTACACGAGATGTAGACGATGAGTCTTCTTTTTTGCTTGGCTTTCAGGTTGTGGAGACCAGGTTGAAGCCGTTTGGTAATTCCATAAATATCGGCTATTATAACCATTATAATTATTGTATGCTCCACTGAGACCATTAAAGTCATAATTGTAATGACTATAATTGTGCTAGCCACCATAATAAATTCCACATCCATATTGAAGTTGTGTTGCTAAGTTTGTGAATTCCATGCGGCATGGCTATTAAAATTAACAAAGCTTTTGTACACTGCATAGCTGTATCTACCGTTGACACCATGTATTGAACTTGAGCCGTTTCAATTTGGCTCGAAGAAAACTAGAAATTCATTTGTGAAGACACCTAATACATTAGGGTCCCATTGGGCATGCCAAAAGATACTTGGCTCAAAATTGTCTTAGTCGAAATGGGAGGCTAAGGGACTTGCGGTCTAATCGTCCTTCTGGATTGCGTGGGCGGACCAACTCATGGTCGAATGGCTAGGCgaggttttgatatgaatgcgCTTGATTTGACCTCTTTAAGGTGATTGTGGGCCGAGTAATGAACATTTTTGGCCACTGGGTTATCTTGTCTTTGTTGCAAGGACCTTCAGAGTTTTCACAGtttatatttctttttaatttttgatataAGTTTGcaagaaataaaaaatgttCGTAAGTAAAAGAGCAAGAATCTAAATGCTGGGAGTTTAAATTGGATGAAACTTAAAGGGGTTGAAGACTAAAGTGTAGAAAGTAAATTGCGGAAGGTAAAGAAATGATAAATTGATAAATTATGATGAATCAAGAATGAAAAGACATTGTAGAGAATTTGATGTATTGAAATTGAGTTGCGTTGTGTTGGTTActctatgtcaaagcaaatagagtagccagtagTGCACTTTTTGCTAGTCGGTGCCTAATTTATTTGGTAGAAACTTCTAATATCATTTTAAGatgttctctagatgcttattgtaataagagGTTTTGGCTTAATGTCCCTTCCCCACCCCTTGTGTTCAAcagattcatttttttttgaatcaaatcaaaacgaTTTCATTAACTCATGCTAGAACGGTACATTATATACCTTTCCACTGCCTTGATACAGAGGGCAGATAAGAAACAGTGGTATACAGGATAGCACCATTCaccatgctcacttattaaagTAAGCCTATCAACTATGAAACaagcatagtaaataggcaaGTTCTAAACAAAGGACTAAActttctccttgcccttcaaACTAGGGCTTGGAGGCTTGGTAAGATAGGCAAAGCAGAGTGCTTGTGCTTCTTCAACTTTCTTTGCTATGGACGGCTTCTTGTTTTTGGAGCCAAGAGGccttcctcttttcttcttaGGTTCAGATTTCACCTCCTGCTTTGCTTCCTTAGGGAACAAAATACTACCTGGAGCCTCAACCATCCCAAGCGATTTGGCAGAGAACTTGGTAGTAAACTCCGGCATTTTCAGCTTCTTGGTAGGCATGTCCAAACATGTTGGAGTTGTAAACAAATCAGGTAGAAGTACCTTCAGTTTCTTCGGGGATGAGTACTGGGAGGCCGACCTATCCCTTTTGGTGAGCACTAACTTCTCAACTGACCCATTCTCCACAGGAACCAAAGCAAGAGCGTTATCCCCACTAGACGAAGACCTGGTGTCCTGAGCACGCAACAGAATTGGTTTGCGTCCAATAGATATGTCTTTAGAGCCAAAGAGAGCTCTACTTACAAGAGGCAGAACTGGGGTTTGGAGGCCCTGGAATTTGAAAGTTCCATTTGTGAATCTGCAGGTAGTAAAACCCAAGGAAGGGCTAGGGATTTCAGGCCTTTTTTCCTGACCGCCATGTTCGACCCATGGCACTACCTGACCATCAGCTGCAGGGCAGCAACCATTCTCATGGAAAATTAGGTCACACGCTTTGTATTTGCCCACaagattttcaaagaaaaaggaaatttcAGCTTCCACACCAATATCCAATTTCAAAGTCTTTTTCAGGAAAAAGGGTTTGTCTATGCCATGCAAAAGCCGAACCCTAACCTTCCTTGAATTATCAAAGAGTTTCTCATCCAGTTCAATATATTTCCCGACCACAGAGGCAATGTTCTTGATAGTATGACGTACCTCGTATAATGGTGGGATGTCCGTGATACGAACCCATAAATAGAGAGAATTCAGGTTCACTGTTCGGATTGGCTTGAGGGTAGCaacaccagccctttattaaaaaaaataaaataaattgagtTAACATGTGTTTGCTAGGGACCTGTTACAATGAGCTAGATGGTCATATTAATGCAATTATAAACATAAGGTTTAAGAAAGAAATAAcaatgggggtaggagtgaaaccctttcatcctctttttttattttattttaaaaaaatcaattaaattaaatgaaTTTAATGCCTAAGCCAACCACTTCCGATTCCAAAACCAGCAAGCGGAAGCGAAGAAGGAGAAAGCCAGGACCCACGATGCTGTCACCATAGAACCCACCATCCCATGCAATGATCTGCTAGGGAGGAACAAAACCACCTTCGCGGTACACAATCCTACCAGTAGACCAGGCCTAAGCCGGATGCTTCACCCATTCCAGCCTATCAGACCAGATCTGCGACCGCCTAGACCCTGGCCTCTCATGCATGCAGTCGACCACCACCAAAACCTCCGAGTTAGCACTATCGAGACCCACTGCCGTATCACCATCGAGCCTGGTAACAATACCACCAGACAGAGAACCCTCGACACCAATGACCCAGCACAAAACAGATCCATCACCAACTAGATTAGTGAGGATGAGGACGAGCATACCAAAGTCTACCATAGTCTCCATTGGATGGAGAAGATTTTGAGAAATGGGCAGCTGTGAGGGAGTGTtcacaaaccctagcagaggtTAGAGTCTGGCTATACTaattttttttgccatttttaTTAGCTAAATTGGCTAAAACTGAATTATAGTTAGCTAGTTTTTGAGCTCTAATTTTTGGAAAATTCTTCATTAGCcttaattttcaaaatttaatacAAATTTATCATAATTAGTCTTAATTTTCCTTTGAACTttaatggaatgaaataaaaGTTTAAACTATTAATACACTACATATATCCAATtaatataaatatttttaaggTTTTCTTACCTTATTGATCGATATATGCTCATAATGGAATTATGCGCATATTTACGATTCTTTGTTAATATGCTAAATGGAAGTAACACATTTTATTTATCGTTCatctctcaaatctcaaaatttaTTTAACATGATTTAAGAGCCTTTCAATTTCCGCATTAGCCAAGAAATACTACACACAAATTTTTGTATACTAATACTAATATATTTTGAAAGATgtgttattcttttttttttgggtaaattttttttattgtatgaGAATGATTGATTATGAGTTTAATTTGTTAGCTAATAAAATCGACCGTGAGTTTTTTGACTTTGCTACTGCTTGTGGATGCGTCCGTGGACCACTCAAACAATCTAAAGCTTAGATATCTTTGTCTGTACGTAGTACCTTGGTTTATTTATCATTATCACTTCCTGTTTATTTTATTGTGGTTTAGCTTATTTTGGACTGTTGCAAGCTAATTAGTATTGCAATATGAATTATTGTCATGTCGTGTGACTCGTGTCGTGTATTCGTTACTCTCTTATCTCTCGTATTCATAATTGGGGAATGAGAAACCAATTCACAGAACGCAAAATCAAAAGGCAAAAGAGGAAAGGGAAAAGTAACGATGCGATCCAACATGATCATTTACGTTAGATTCTGGCTGTGGCATGCTTTTATTCTACTGCTGCTTACTTCCAACTTTGCTCTTGCACAGTCGATCATCAAGAACTTACCAGCCTTCCAGGGTGACCTCCCTTTCAAGCTTGAAACTGGGTAAGCAGCACTACTcatcatcttgatccccaataCATATTTAGTTTCTGTTTTAGTGAAGTGAGGGGATTCATACCAATGTTCTGGCCGTGTATATATAATGATTCCAAGGTATGTGGGCGTGGGAGATTCAGAAGAGGTGCAACTGTTCTACTACTTTGTTGAGTCAGAAAGGAGTCCAGAAAATGATCCTCTGCTGATTTGGTTGACAGGAGGTCCTCGATGCTCTTCGTTTTATGGCCTCATCTACGAAATTGGTAAACTTTTTAATTCTCATGATCAGAAGGTATATAGAGTTTAAGCATGTCAGTGATCATCTATGTACTTGAGCTTGAGTTCTCTGTAACTTTAGATTGTGGGAGGGTGGTAACTTTAGTGATCCTTACTAATTTTCAGTGTGCCAGTTTCATGGAACTTCAAGATAATGGAACAGATAACATCAATAAATAATGGATGGGATTTCACCAAATCAATTTTACTGTGTATTAGTGTTCCACCATCATTTTCCATATAAAACTTTTACTTCATTGCTTACAGGAAACTCTAGTAATAAGGTCAAATAGAAAGTAGGACTTGGGAATATTTGCACATGGAAACTGAATCTCAATGACTCAATAGATAAGTCTGACTGTCTGAGAGCATATGACTATGGAATTAAAGAGAGATTAACCCTTAACTGAAAAATGGTTTTAGTTTGATGATTAGGTAAGGATGGAATTACCCTGACTTCAGGATGCTTGgtctaatatgaaaaatggcaCTGATAACTTCTGTAATCAATCATTCCAGGTCCATTATCTTTCAAACTTACAAATTTGACTACAGATCCCTTAACACTTGTTCTGAATCCAAACTCGTGGAACAAGGTGGACTTCTATTTCTGGATCTTTACTTTCCTATTaatgaccatgtaactgattaGTTGATGCCTGTTCTTGTACTAGTATTAAAAGTGTTCCTTTGGTTCGTAGGTAGCAAACATCATATTCTTAGATGCTCCTGCTGGTACTGGTTACTCCTACTCCACCACTTCCCACGGGTTAATCTCTAGTGACACCTTACATTCAACCCGTATTTGTGAGTTTCTCCAGAAggtgattgatgatttgcgcaaGACTATATGTTTTGTTCAAGAATAAGGAAGTAGTTACTTCAGATTCTTTTCCCAACTCTTTCAAATGATGTCAAACAATGTAGACTACATATATGGTGTTGGGAACAGAGTTGGTGTGGTGTAGTATCACTCTTTTCTCTCATACTAATCTAAATTTTCTGTTCTCCTTTAATTCATATACTCAGTGGCTTACGACTCATCAAAAGTTCCTTGCAAATCCACTCTATGTTGCTGGTGACTCTTACTCTGGCAAAATCGTTCCCATCATTGCCCAGAAGATAGCTGATGGTAAATTGCACATGAAATTCATTATAATTTCATATATTCAGTCCCGTTGAGTTACTGAGTACaaagaaaacacacacacacacacacacacacacacacacaaacaataGGGGACCAAAATTTATCTATTCATTTAAATTTATGTACATAAAGTTCTCAAAATTGCAACTCTAATACTGTTCTTCTGTTCAAGAGTTAAATGTCAAAGCTCATAAGCATTAAGGAGGCCTGTATGTGTACACCTTGTTGATTGTTTTTTATGTTGTAGGTATTGAAGCTGGAATCAAGCCACATTTGAATCTCAAAGTACTTCAATTGGCATCCCAACAATGCCTTAAAAGTTTCAAAGTTCAAGAAATTGTGCTGGAATTTATCTTCTGTTCATTGAATTCAGGGATACATAGTTGGCAATCCAGTTTCAAATGGACAACAGGACGTTAATTCTAGAATTGTATACGCTCATCATCTGGGACTTATATCAGATAGAATATATCAGGTATATTGCCCATAGTTGCTTTTGGGGTGTCAACTTTTCCTTGCCGCTGCTAAGAATAACTAGCCTGGTCATCTAAACCTTTGACATAAATCaatagttttctttcctttttgaaGTTTAGTTATGAAGCAAATCTTGGAAGATGCTAGTTATGCAAGTCTGTACATTGCAATGACTGGCTTTTAACcaactacacacacacacacccatgaAACTTGTAACACCCAATGCATTGTGAGCCCACTGCAGAGTGCCAAATGCACATGAGTTCTAGCTGTTTGTGTATGTGAACTTTTAGTTGTTATAAAATTTGACTGCTTTCTATTACTGTAGTCAGCTAACAGGAATTGCAAGGGCGAATTTGTAGATTTTGATCCAAACAATCAACTGTGCCTGAACAGCCTTCAAGTAATCGATGAGGTAAGAGGGTCAGTAGTTCTCTATGATTTCCATTATATGGGCAGTAGCAATCTACTAATTTGCTAGATCATATCATTAATATGGATGTTTACTTCTTTATCTGTTAATCGATATGCATGAATGGATTTTAATTGTTCATGTTTGTCCTATGTGATGTCTTGCCACAATAGAGGAATCAAAACATCTTTCTTGTTTGCAATGTATGATAAATTCTAAAACCTGCAGAAAGATCTTGAAATAATTAGATAGAACAAGTATAGTTATTTCTAATTTCTAGATTTAAAAACATTCATTCGAAATGGACCCTTACATGTTGTACCTTGGATTTGATAAAGTTGTTGTATTGGATATGCAGTGCATTGGGAGAATTGATAAAGAACATATCTTGGCACCATTTTGCCTTGCATCAATTAACCATAACCAAAATTCCATACTGGAAATGAACTGGGAGTCTAATGATGACAGTTTCTTGGACTTTTCATTTCCTATGGTACAAATGTGTAGggtaaatctctctctctctctctctctctctctctctctctatatatatatatatatatatatatatatatatatagaaaactaTATAATAGTTGTAGAGAAGAATTTCATCAATCATAATCAGTCAGCACATGAAGAACCGTCATGCAATCATGATAAACTTGCTTTGCTGGTTTTGTAGGAAGATAAGATTCGGTATTCCGTTCTATGGCAAAATGATATAAATGTTCGCAAAGCTCTTAGTATTCGGGAGGTAAGTTTGCTATCTTTATTTTAACAGAAAATATTACATTGTGGCCATTGATTTGACCTCTGAATGGGGACACTTTACAATTACACTCAGGGAACAAAAGGTCAATGGACTAAATGCAATAAAACTACTCCCTATACATTTGACATCGCAAGTAGTATTGAGTATCATCGCAATCTCAGCCGAAAATCCCTTCGTGTTATAATCTACAGGTAAAGTTGCTTTGAATTCTCAATCTCAGTTTCAGTTCTCACATTGGTGACTGGCAGCTTTTGCTAAAACTCGAGCAGTTTCTTGAAAACTTACTTTGGATGCTATATTGGATTTGAATAAGATTTCGGATCAATTTATAATCCTGAATAAAATCACTAGCCACTATGAGTTTAGTATTCTTCATATAATTCATCGATGTTACTGGCCACAAAATGAAGTTTGCTACGAGTTAACATCACATAGACAATAGTGGGCATTCTATAATTTTTTCCTAATTACAAGCATTTTTGGCTTGTGCAGCGGTGATCATGACATGGCTGTTCCATATATAAGTACGCTAGCATGGATAGAATCCATGAACTTtacaattgaagaggattggagaCCATGGTTCTCTAATGATCAAGTTGCAGGGTTTGTATCAATCTCAATTTTTATAAGAAACAAGACTTTTTAAGATTTAGTAATTTAAAAAGAAGGGTTAAAATCATTGTTTGACTAATTTTTATCTTGCAGATACAGTCTTTACTATTCGAATAATAAGGAGTATAATTTGACCTATGCGACAATAAAGGCATGAGAAAAACATCCgagtttcttctctctcttacaTTAATATAATCCAAAGTAAAAACCACACCTCAAAACTTATTCTGGGTTTGCATTTATGTAGGGAGGAGGACATACAGCTCCAGAATACAATCCCAAGGAATGTTTTGATATGATCAGTAGGTGGCTAGCGCATACGCCTTTGTAATTTTTATTCAGTACTATTTCTTTCTACATAGTGATGAAATTTTATGTTCTttcttttgagtgaaatacTATATATGTATCTGCAGGAGTTTTTAGCTCCACAGTACTGTTAATTGGTTTTAGATTGTATACGATAACTTCTTCATGGCATCAAAACAATCAATTCATCCACTTCTCAAGCCATATTGAGCATgtgaaaaattattttcttctatttttgtcAAAGGTGACAAAATTTTTTGATACACATGTTTCGCTTAGTCTGGTTACAGGTTAACTGTAATGCATACATTGAGAATATCATATTATAAACCAGATATCTGTTGATTCAGAGCTGATAGGTTTTAGATTAGATGCTACACCTTCAACAATATCTTCCGTATTTTTCATTTTGAAGTTACATACGCACAATAATTTCAGCTTTAGAGTTGGATTGTGTTCAAAGACAAGGGGTGGATATGGCTCAGAACCTTTTTGGTTGAGCTCCTTTTGGTTTCAAACCGGACCAGatactgaaattgaaaaattagaGAATGATATACATGTGACAATCATGATCAGTGTTGGAACTTGTGGGACTTTAGTCCCATATGGAAGAAGTGTTAAAGGCTAATGGATGACATGTATAGAAGTGGGCTTTTCTAGTGGGTttcccattggattatgcaaatatatataagtCAAAGATAGGCCTTGGTACTCTTGGGCTCGGATTGACtaaatctgattttattttttgcttaaCTGTTCAATTTTCTGATAAAATCTAACAGTTGCAATAGATGGAATCAAACAACTGCCGACGCAACTGTTCATCTTGGCTTTTATATAAGGACGACCTTCGGTCGTCATTATCCATCGatcgatcttcttcttcctttccccaaaaagttattctgagaaacataaagtagaatTCGTCAGGGTCAAGTTCTTGTGCAAGAACTTGTACCAGATAGTTGTATCCTCTAGATAGACGTCTGAAACTACAGCACAAGTAGGGGcgaatttctgtcttaggtcACTGCATTGCAGGCCTCTATCTGATCAAGTTAGTGATTCAATTTCGAATTAAagttatttgatttcaattgat
Coding sequences:
- the LOC112173386 gene encoding serine carboxypeptidase-like 13 isoform X2; protein product: MRSNMIIYVRFWLWHAFILLLLTSNFALAQSIIKNLPAFQGDLPFKLETGYVGVGDSEEVQLFYYFVESERSPENDPLLIWLTGGPRCSSFYGLIYEIGPLSFKLTNLTTDPLTLVLNPNSWNKVANIIFLDAPAGTGYSYSTTSHGLISSDTLHSTRICEFLQKWLTTHQKFLANPLYVAGDSYSGKIVPIIAQKIADGIEAGIKPHLNLQGYIVGNPVSNGQQDVNSRIVYAHHLGLISDRIYQSANRNCKGEFVDFDPNNQLCLNSLQVIDECIGRIDKEHILAPFCLASINHNQNSILEMNWESNDDSFLDFSFPMVQMCREDKIRYSVLWQNDINVRKALSIREGTKGQWTKCNKTTPYTFDIASSIEYHRNLSRKSLRVIIYSGDHDMAVPYISTLAWIESMNFTIEEDWRPWFSNDQVAGYSLYYSNNKEYNLTYATIKGGGHTAPEYNPKECFDMISRWLAHTPL
- the LOC112173386 gene encoding serine carboxypeptidase-like 18 isoform X3, which encodes MRSNMIIYVRFWLWHAFILLLLTSNFALAQSIIKNLPAFQGDLPFKLETGYVGVGDSEEVQLFYYFVESERSPENDPLLIWLTGGPRCSSFYGLIYEIGPLSFKLTNLTTDPLTLVLNPNSWNKVANIIFLDAPAGTGYSYSTTSHGLISSDTLHSTRICEFLQKWLTTHQKFLANPLYVAGDSYSGKIVPIIAQKIADGIEAGIKPHLNLKGYIVGNPVSNGQQDVNSRIVYAHHLGLISDRIYQSANRNCKGEFVDFDPNNQLCLNSLQVIDEEDKIRYSVLWQNDINVRKALSIREGTKGQWTKCNKTTPYTFDIASSIEYHRNLSRKSLRVIIYSGDHDMAVPYISTLAWIESMNFTIEEDWRPWFSNDQVAGYSLYYSNNKEYNLTYATIKGGGHTAPEYNPKECFDMISRWLAHTPL
- the LOC112173386 gene encoding serine carboxypeptidase-like 13 isoform X1, translated to MRSNMIIYVRFWLWHAFILLLLTSNFALAQSIIKNLPAFQGDLPFKLETGYVGVGDSEEVQLFYYFVESERSPENDPLLIWLTGGPRCSSFYGLIYEIGPLSFKLTNLTTDPLTLVLNPNSWNKVANIIFLDAPAGTGYSYSTTSHGLISSDTLHSTRICEFLQKWLTTHQKFLANPLYVAGDSYSGKIVPIIAQKIADGIEAGIKPHLNLKGYIVGNPVSNGQQDVNSRIVYAHHLGLISDRIYQSANRNCKGEFVDFDPNNQLCLNSLQVIDECIGRIDKEHILAPFCLASINHNQNSILEMNWESNDDSFLDFSFPMVQMCREDKIRYSVLWQNDINVRKALSIREGTKGQWTKCNKTTPYTFDIASSIEYHRNLSRKSLRVIIYSGDHDMAVPYISTLAWIESMNFTIEEDWRPWFSNDQVAGYSLYYSNNKEYNLTYATIKGGGHTAPEYNPKECFDMISRWLAHTPL